The Halovulum dunhuangense genome contains the following window.
CCGAAGCCGGCGCCTCGCGCAGCCGCGCAAGGGGGCGCTGGTTGCTGCTGGGCGTGCTTGCCGTGGCGGTCGCGGCGGGCCTTGGCATCCTGCGCCAGCTGGGCGACATGGCGCAGGGTCCGCGCGGCACGGATGTCGCGACGACCGCCGCGCCGGCACCTGCCGGGCAGACCCCCGCAGCCCAGCCGGGATCCGTGGCTGAACCGGCACCGGGGCCCGCAGCGCCGCAGCCAGAGCCAGAGCCGCAGCCGGGGACCGGGACGGAAACCGCTGCCGCCGGGCCGGCGCCCGTGGCCGGGACCACGGCAGAGCCGGAAACCGGGACCGCCGCCGCCGAAGCCGAACCCGAGCCAGAACCCGAGCCAGAGCCGCGGACCGCCGCCGCCGAAGAGGGCGACACCGAACAGGCCGCGCCCCCGCCCAGCATCGACATCACCCGCATCGACGCGACCGGCAACGCGCTGGTCGCGGGCCGCGCCGCGCCGGGCAGCACGGTCGAGATCCGCTCGGGCGAGACGGTGCTCGGCACCGCCGAGACCGATGCGCGGGGCGAGTTCGTGGGCTTCGTCGAGGTGGAGACCGGCACCGCCTCCGGGCCGCAGGTCATCACCGTCGCAACCCGCGACGCCGAGGCAGAGACGGACAGCCCGGCCGCCCCCGCGGGCGAGGCGCTGGTCATCCTGCCCGCGCCCCCTGCCGAGCCCGCCGCGGAACCCCAGACCGCCGCGGAACCCGAGACCGCCGCGGAACCCGAACTGGCCGAGCCGACCGCCGGGCCCGCGGCAGAGGAACCCGCCGCCCCGCTGGTCGTGGCCGCCAGCGATCAGGGCGTGCGCGTCGTGCAACCGGCCGAGGCCGGGCTGGTCGCGGGCGTCACGCTGGATGCCATCAGCTATGACGAGTCCGGGGCCGTGGCGCTGTCGGGCCGTGCCGCGGCGGGCCAGGCGCTGCGCATCTACGCCAACGATGCCGCCGTCGCCGCGGCCCAGGGCGACGATGCCGGCCAGTGGCAGGCCACGATCACCGATCTTGCCGCCGGGCGCTACACGCTGCGCGTCGATGCGCTGGCCGAGAATGGGCGCGTGACCAGCCGCGCCGAAACCCCCTTCGAGCGTGTCTTTCCCGCGGACGAGGCCGAGGCCCCGCTGGAAGAGGGCGCGATCCGCGTTACCGTGCAGCCGGGCAACTCGCTCTGGGTGCTGGCACGCGACCGCTACGGGCAGGGCGTGCTCTATACGCAGATCTTCGCGGCCAACCGCGACGCGATCCGCGATCCGGACCTGATCTATCCGGGGCAGGTGTTCACCCTGCCCGCGGAGGACGAGTTCGACCGCTGATCCAGCAGCGCCCCCGCGGCGCGGAACAGGAACGGACGACATGAGCACAGGCGACATTTCGGCGCCCGCCGAACGGCGCAGCGCGCTGCGCACCATCCGCAAGGTGGGGCCCTATCTCTGGCCCGCGGGCGAATGGGGCCTGCGCGCGCGCGTGGTCGTGGCCGTCCTGGCGCTGGTGCTTGGCAAGGTGGCGACCGTCGCGATCCCGGCCTTCTTCGGCTACACGGTGGACAGTCTCGCGCCCGAGGATGCGGCGCAGGACACGGGCTTCCTGCTGATCACCTCGTCGGTGGGGCTGGTGCTGGCTTACGGCGCCATGCGGCTGGCAAGCGTGGGCTTCAACCAGCTGCGCGACGCGGTCTTTGCCCGCGTGGGCCAGCGGGCGCTCAGGAAGCTCGCGCTGGAAACCTTTCGCCATATCCACGCGCTGTCGCTGCGCTATCACATCACGCGCAAGACCGGCGGCCTGAGCCGGATCATCGAGCGTGGCGTGAAGGGCGTCGATTTCCTGCTGCGGTTCCTGCTGTTTTCCATCGGGCCGCTGGTGCTGGAACTCACGCTGGTCTGCGCGATCTTCGCCTTCGCCTTCGGCACCGCCTATGTGCTGGTCGTGGTGCTGACCATCGCGCTTTACGTCTGGTTCACCTTCGCGGTCACCGAATGGCGGGTG
Protein-coding sequences here:
- a CDS encoding LysM peptidoglycan-binding domain-containing protein, translated to MDEKETMPQAEAGASRSRARGRWLLLGVLAVAVAAGLGILRQLGDMAQGPRGTDVATTAAPAPAGQTPAAQPGSVAEPAPGPAAPQPEPEPQPGTGTETAAAGPAPVAGTTAEPETGTAAAEAEPEPEPEPEPRTAAAEEGDTEQAAPPPSIDITRIDATGNALVAGRAAPGSTVEIRSGETVLGTAETDARGEFVGFVEVETGTASGPQVITVATRDAEAETDSPAAPAGEALVILPAPPAEPAAEPQTAAEPETAAEPELAEPTAGPAAEEPAAPLVVAASDQGVRVVQPAEAGLVAGVTLDAISYDESGAVALSGRAAAGQALRIYANDAAVAAAQGDDAGQWQATITDLAAGRYTLRVDALAENGRVTSRAETPFERVFPADEAEAPLEEGAIRVTVQPGNSLWVLARDRYGQGVLYTQIFAANRDAIRDPDLIYPGQVFTLPAEDEFDR